The proteins below are encoded in one region of Coturnix japonica isolate 7356 chromosome 10, Coturnix japonica 2.1, whole genome shotgun sequence:
- the PAQR5 gene encoding membrane progestin receptor gamma translates to MLSLKLPRLLSIHQVPKGYQEQGILCGYRPPRISAADCVLSAFQMTNETLNIWTHFLPAWYFVWMLVGRLWGPGGRDPPAWPLLAYLLSCCIYPLASSCAHTFSPMSARARHICYFFDYAALSMYSLGSALAYSAYVFPEEWVGSTFHCCYVPVAVFNTVLSTSLACYSRFLELERPWLSKVSRTLAFVYPYLFDSIPLFYRFYLCAVRSCADPTVAAHYRHTAFAFLTCFIFATHLPERLAPGHFDYIGHSHQVFHVCGILGTHFQLEAILMDMSERQARLPATSLLQALAPMGTCMAVGLAVIAQCSAQLCRAPEPSHRDKLHGQ, encoded by the exons ATGCTGAGCCTGAAGCTGCCCCGACTGCTCAGCATCCACCAAGTGCCTAAG GGGTACCAGGAGCAGGGCATCCTCTGTGGGTACCGCCCCCCGAGGATCTCAGCAGCCGACTGCGTCCTCAGCGCCTTCCAGATGACCAACGAAACACTCAACATCTGGACCCACTTCCTCCCTGCATG GTACTTTGTGTGGATGCTGGTGGGGCGGCTGTGGGGGCCGGGGGGCCGGGACCCCCCTGCCTGGCCACTGCTTGCCtacctgctgagctgctgcatctACCCACTGGcctccagctgtgcccacaCCTTCAGCCCCATGTCGGCCCGTGCCCGGCACATCTGCTACTTCTTTGACTACGCGGCGCTCAGCATGTACAGCTTGG GTTCTGCCCTGGCGTATTCAGCGTATGTGTTCCCAGAAGAATGGGTTGGTAGCACCTTCCACTGCTGCTACGTCCCCGTTGCAGTGTTCAACACGGTGCTGAGCACCAGCCTGGCCTGCTACTCCAG gTTCCTGGAGCTGGAGCGGCCGTGGCTCAGCAAGGTGTCCCGCACGCTGGCCTTCGTGTACCCGTACCTCTTCGACAGCATTCCGCTCTTCTACAGG TTCTATCTGTGTGCGGTGCGGAGCTGTGCGGATCCCACAGTAGCTGCCCACTACAGGCACACGGCCTTTGCCTTCCTCACCTGCTTCATCTTCGCCACCCACCTGCCCGAGAGGCTGGCACCGGGGCACTTCGACTACATCG GGCACAGCCACCAGGTGTTCCATGTCTGCGGCATCCTGGGCACGCACTTCCAGCTGGAAGCCATCCTGATGGACATGAGTGAGAGGCAGGCACGGCTCCCAGCCACGTCGCTGCTGCAGGCGCTGGCACCCATGGGCACCTGCATGGCCGTTGGGTTGGCGGTCATTGCACaatgctctgctcagctctgccgGGCACCAGAGCCCTCACACAGGGACAAGCTGCATGGGCAGTAG